One window of the Myxococcales bacterium genome contains the following:
- a CDS encoding DUF3570 domain-containing protein: MAAPRPASARSARRRTIYVRTDTDDTTVVSPTVNVSGQATDQVALAAGYTVDAWTGASVDVVTAATKAISERRNEGQVGLAYDNGTTRLNTRYRVSYEHDYESHGFVLGASRDFARHNTTVSANLMGSRDLAGRSGDPGFAELMISGGGRLGLSQVIDARTVIDVAWETMVLSGYQASPYRWVAVGGLGTCASDAPFCVPEQVPELRVRNAASARLRHALGERASIGLDYRYYLDSWGIRSHTVEPSLSWVPSDATTLTLHYRYYAQGEATFYRPRYFDFADGGGYLTRDRKLSAFLAHEVGAALGRTWEFDDGERHVDLGLRASLSRIEYLAYVGLESVDALEVTTMFGLDF, from the coding sequence ATGGCTGCGCCGCGGCCCGCGAGCGCGAGGTCCGCGCGGCGTCGAACGATCTACGTCCGCACCGACACCGACGACACCACCGTCGTGTCGCCGACCGTCAACGTCTCGGGTCAGGCCACCGACCAGGTCGCGCTCGCGGCGGGCTACACCGTCGACGCCTGGACCGGCGCCTCGGTCGACGTCGTCACCGCCGCCACCAAGGCGATCAGCGAGCGGCGCAACGAGGGCCAGGTCGGCCTCGCTTACGACAACGGCACCACGCGGCTGAACACTCGGTATCGCGTCTCGTACGAGCACGACTATGAGTCTCACGGCTTCGTGCTCGGCGCCAGCCGAGACTTCGCCCGTCACAACACCACGGTGTCGGCCAACCTCATGGGCAGCCGCGACCTGGCCGGGCGATCCGGCGACCCCGGATTCGCCGAGCTGATGATCAGCGGCGGTGGCCGCCTCGGCCTGAGCCAGGTCATCGACGCCAGGACCGTGATCGATGTCGCGTGGGAGACGATGGTCCTGTCGGGCTACCAGGCCAGCCCGTACCGGTGGGTCGCCGTCGGCGGGCTCGGCACCTGCGCCAGCGACGCGCCGTTCTGCGTGCCCGAGCAGGTGCCCGAGCTGCGGGTCCGCAACGCAGCCTCGGCGCGGCTGCGCCACGCGCTCGGCGAGCGCGCGTCGATCGGCCTCGACTACCGCTACTACCTGGACTCGTGGGGGATCCGGTCGCACACCGTCGAGCCGAGCCTGTCGTGGGTGCCGTCGGACGCGACCACGCTGACGCTGCACTACCGCTACTATGCGCAGGGCGAGGCCACGTTCTACCGGCCGCGCTACTTCGACTTCGCCGACGGTGGCGGCTACCTGACCCGCGACCGCAAGCTCTCAGCGTTCCTCGCACATGAGGTCGGCGCCGCGCTCGGGCGCACGTGGGAGTTCGACGACGGCGAGCGCCACGTCGACCTCGGCCTGCGCGCCAGCCTGTCGCGCATCGAGTACCTGGCCTACGTCGGGCTCGAGTCGGTCGACGCCCTCGAGGTGACCACCATGTTCGGACTCGACTTCTGA
- a CDS encoding alkaline phosphatase family protein, with translation MVVDPGTPRLARRVVLIIVDGLRWDASQRMTSLARLRALGVDGQARSHYPSWSRPNYVSILTGVPPQASGVRTNRHYTAVALDTLMDRAQAAHVRSASASDNSPLPALFLRPLDPARQAELDAIDIDAMDDPDSAEARAAAGMEVRSPFDDSRYAPWPGGVVEAARAQLADHAELQVVLIGVVDDAGHAEGADSDEYRAAVATADLMVGRIVAATDLATDAVIVVADHGHTDSGGHGGIEPEVMTVPLVAAGAGIRAGARPDDARLIDVAPTVAALLGFPAPGHGLGRTLTELLTLTPSDVAARARADGERLAVTERVVSESRKTTLARVLARRGLRLVGVVALAVVLIGGALWLRRRGGVSFDRRTLILGAPGFFVVYYVMVAVLGQRFSPSFLPAKGSLAFELAKYGVVGAVAHVAVGWLVLRKHKTLAHRLAIANGNAAVGLFLTMVPALLMWALFPPPYTEVPGPRMLVIIPSLQVAVALYAFAILLSLAIEVVVFFARALDPSARLLRLERAAAIARKQLGGNAPPAEPPPPKT, from the coding sequence GTGGTCGTCGATCCCGGGACACCGCGGCTGGCGCGGCGGGTGGTGCTGATCATCGTCGATGGGCTCCGCTGGGACGCGTCACAACGGATGACGTCGCTGGCCCGGCTGCGCGCGCTCGGCGTCGACGGCCAGGCCCGCTCGCACTACCCGAGCTGGTCGCGGCCGAACTACGTGTCGATCTTGACCGGCGTCCCGCCCCAGGCCTCGGGCGTGCGCACCAACCGCCACTACACCGCGGTCGCGCTCGACACGCTCATGGACCGGGCCCAGGCCGCGCACGTGCGCTCGGCGTCGGCCAGCGACAACAGCCCGCTGCCGGCGCTGTTCCTGCGCCCGCTCGACCCCGCGCGGCAGGCCGAGCTCGACGCGATCGACATCGACGCGATGGACGATCCCGACTCGGCCGAGGCCCGAGCCGCGGCCGGGATGGAGGTGCGGTCGCCGTTCGATGACAGCCGCTACGCGCCGTGGCCGGGCGGCGTGGTCGAGGCGGCCCGGGCCCAGCTGGCCGATCATGCCGAGCTGCAGGTGGTGCTGATCGGCGTGGTCGACGACGCCGGCCACGCCGAGGGCGCCGACAGCGACGAGTACCGGGCCGCGGTCGCGACCGCGGATCTGATGGTCGGCCGGATCGTGGCCGCGACCGATCTGGCGACCGACGCGGTGATCGTCGTGGCCGATCACGGCCACACCGACTCGGGCGGGCACGGCGGGATCGAGCCCGAGGTCATGACCGTGCCGCTGGTCGCGGCCGGCGCCGGCATCCGCGCCGGCGCCCGGCCCGACGACGCCCGGTTGATCGACGTCGCGCCGACGGTGGCGGCGCTGCTCGGGTTCCCGGCGCCCGGCCACGGCCTGGGCCGCACGCTGACCGAGCTGCTGACGCTGACGCCGTCGGACGTCGCCGCCCGCGCGCGCGCCGACGGCGAGCGCCTGGCCGTGACCGAGCGCGTGGTCAGCGAGTCGCGCAAGACCACGCTGGCGCGGGTGCTGGCGCGGCGCGGGCTGCGCCTGGTGGGCGTGGTCGCGCTGGCGGTGGTGCTGATCGGCGGCGCGCTGTGGCTGCGGCGCCGCGGCGGCGTGTCGTTCGATCGGCGCACGCTGATCCTGGGCGCGCCCGGGTTCTTCGTCGTCTACTACGTGATGGTCGCGGTGCTGGGGCAGCGGTTCTCGCCGTCGTTCCTGCCGGCCAAGGGCAGCCTGGCGTTCGAGCTCGCGAAGTACGGCGTGGTCGGCGCGGTCGCCCACGTCGCCGTCGGCTGGCTGGTGCTGCGCAAGCACAAGACCCTGGCGCATCGCCTGGCGATCGCCAACGGCAACGCCGCGGTCGGCCTGTTCCTGACGATGGTGCCGGCGTTGCTGATGTGGGCGCTGTTCCCGCCGCCGTACACCGAGGTGCCGGGGCCGCGCATGCTGGTGATCATCCCGTCGCTGCAGGTCGCGGTCGCGCTGTACGCGTTCGCGATCCTGCTGTCGCTCGCGATCGAGGTCGTGGTGTTCTTCGCGCGCGCGCTCGATCCCAGCGCGCGCCTGCTGCGGCTCGAGCGCGCGGCCGCGATCGCGCGCAAGCAGCTCGGCGGGAACGCGCCCCCGGCCGAGCCGCCGCCGCCGAAAACCTGA
- a CDS encoding MYXO-CTERM sorting domain-containing protein, translating into MFTPPSDEDLFFAVGVVASDGSETSTGDGVLEVRRTLTATQTNVACSVGGGDPAALALLAVGLAAATRRRRRAR; encoded by the coding sequence GTGTTCACGCCCCCGTCCGACGAGGATCTGTTCTTCGCGGTCGGCGTGGTCGCGAGCGACGGCAGCGAGACCAGCACCGGCGATGGCGTGCTCGAGGTGCGCCGCACGCTGACCGCGACCCAGACCAACGTCGCGTGCTCGGTCGGCGGCGGCGATCCCGCGGCGCTGGCGCTGCTCGCGGTCGGGCTGGCGGCGGCGACCCGCCGACGCCGCCGCGCGCGCTGA